Below is a genomic region from Flammeovirgaceae bacterium SG7u.111.
CGCTTTCGTTTTCGAATACTACAGCAACTTTTTCTTCTACCAATTGTACAGAAGGAGTAAGTGCTTCTACTTCTGTGGTTTCTGTAACCGATACATCGCCACTTTTAGAGATAGAGAAGCTTTTTCTGGCAAGTTGGTTTCCGTTTACAATTTCTAATGTATATTCTCCTTCCTCCAATTTAGAGAAATTGAACAATTCTCTAACGAAAGGCTTATAAAGGCTCTTAGCATAAATAGTGGTTCCATCTTCGTTTAAGATGGCCAAAGAAGCGCTGGTTTCTTGAATGTTTCTTACTGTCAATACTGCATTGCTAGAAGAAGCAAGAGGCTTAAGAGAAACAGTAATTGATTTTGCTGCTGCAGCAGCAGGAGATTCCTTTGCGTTCACTGCAAATGCTCCAAGCACTAACAATGAGATTAAGATTACTTTTTTCATGTGATTAGGATTTAATTCTATATTTGAGTAAACGATTACAATGCAAACATAACTGTCTTTGCGGTTATGTCAATTAAATAGGTGTTAATTAAATATTAATTAGAAGTTCTAGTATTAACTTAATGTTAAGTTTATGGTTTGGTAATATAAAAGTTACACTAATATCATAAAGTATAAATATATTTTATTTATACTTTTTATCAGTATAATATTATGTTTTTTATTTATTATTTAGAATATAATTTTATGCAACCGTTGTAGTTTTTTGCTATATGCTCTTCTGTTATGTATAATTGTTATGCTAACTATATGCAAAAAGTCACATTAATGCTGAAAAATTACACGCTACTATTTGATGCTTGTTTTTAGAAGAAATGAGAGTATTTCCATAAAAAAGCATCAACATTACTATTTCACACCTCATTATTTAATTTTGCACCATCACAAAAATGAGTTTGTGCAGCAAAAAAAAAGAAATGGAAAAAGACGTTTGTGTAAGATTTGCCCCAAGTCCAACAGGGCCATTGCATATAGGAGGTTTGCGTACGGCATTATTCAATTATTTATTTGCCAAACATTATAATGGCAAAATGCTGTTACGGATAGAGGATACGGATCGTACAAGGTTTGTCCCAGGAGCAGAAGAATATATTAAAGAAGCTTTGGAATGGTGCGGGATAGTTCCTGATGAAAGCCCGTGGATTGGAGGGGAGAATGGCCCCTACAGGCAGTCGGAGCGAAAGGATATTTACCATACCTATATAAAACAACTTATTGAAGAGGGTAAAGCCTATTATGCTTTTGATACTCCAGCAGAATTGGAGAAAATGCGGGAGGAGCTGAAAGAAGCAAAAGTTGACAACCCGCAATATAATGCGATCACTAGACAAAAAATGTCAAATTCGTTGACGCTGACTGCCGAAGAGGTGCAGAAAAGAATTGACGAGGGCGTGCCGTATGTGGTAAGGCTTAAAGTACCTGCTAAGGAAGCAATTGTGGTGAGCGACATAGTGAGGGGAGAAGTAACGGTACATTCCCATACAATTGACGATAAGATTTTACTAAAATCGGATGGGATGCCTACTTACCATATGGCAAGTGTAGTAGATGACCATCTTATGGAAGTGACACATGTGATTAGGGGAGAAGAATGGTTGCCATCAGCTCCTTTTCATGTTATGCTCTATAAATATTTAGGTTGGGAAGACAGTATGCCGCAGTTTGCCCATCTGCCCTTGCTTTTGAAGCCGAGTGGAAAAGGCAAGCTCAGCAAAAGGGACGGTGATAAACTCGGCTTTTCGGTTTTCCCTCTAGAGTGGAAAGATCCTAGCTCTGGTGAGGTTTCTTCAGGTTTTAGGGAAGATGGCTTTTTGCCAGAAGCTTTCACCAACTTTATAGCTTTGTTAGGTTGGAATCCTGGTACAGAGCAAGAGATTTTTTCTCTTGATGAATTGATTACAGCCTTTAGCGCTGAACGAATATTGAAGGCGGGAACCAAGTTCGATATTGAAAAAGCGAAGTGGTTCAACCAGCAATATATTAAGCATCTTTCTGTAGAAGAGCTTTCTGGATATTTATTAGCTGAATTGAAAAAGGAAAATATTAGCTGCACTCCAGAAAAGGCGGCATTAATTGCCGAGGCTATGCAGGAAAGGATTGTCTTCCCTCAAGAGCTTTGGGCAAATGCTAAATTCTTTTTCTTTGCCCCAAAAGCATACGACGAAAAAATAGCTAGGAAGAAATGGAAGGCTGAAGCGGTAGATGCTTTTACTGCTTATAAAGACGCCATCCTAGCTTCGGATGATTTTAATAGAGAATCGGCAAAGGAAATTTTGACAGAGGTGCTGGAAAGTAAAGGTATTGGGCTTGGAAAAGTAATGCAGGCCTTACGCTTGTCCATCACAGGGCTTGGTGGCGGTCCAGATCTGATGCTTATAATGGAAGTGCTGGGCAAAGATGAAGTGGCAAGTAGAATTGACAAAGCCATTGCATCTCTTGCAAGCTATGCTGCTTAACGTATGCTGACAGATAGCTGGATCATTTCTCAACTGATTTCTCAAGTATGTGCACTTGCCTTGCTTGGCGGAGCATTATATAATGGAGTTGGCATTTTCTTTAAGTGGGATGCCAACTCTACTTCCGATCTCCAGCTCCAACTGGAGCGGAAAACTTACCTCATTTCTACCATCGTCCAGTTCGTGATGATTTTTCAGGTAGTTTCCTTGCTCATGTTTCTGAACACGGTAAATATTCACTTGCCAAGTGTAGTAAAAGGGGCGATGTGTGCTACAGGTGCGCTCGGTGCAAATGAATTTGGATATCCTACCTTATATATAAAGGTGGGGGCGGTGCTGGTGTATGCCACATACTTATTTATGCATCAGCTTGATGAAAGCGAACCTGAGTTTCCCCTTACTCCGCTCAAATACTGGATACTTCCGCTAGCATTCCTATTGGTTGGGGCAGATTTGGTATTGATGATTCTCTATTTTGCCAACATAAATCCTGATGTAATTGCGACTTGCTGTAGTGTGGCATTTATTGGGTCGGGAGCAAAAGCGGATTTCTTGGGAAATGGAGGCATTGATCCTATTATATATATAGGCACCAGTTCCCTGAGCTTTTTTGCTCTGATAGGCTCAGTGCTTTTTATAAAAAAGAAAGCAAACCTCCTGAGCTTATGGATTTCCATTGTTTTTAGCATTAGCTCCACTCTTGCCCTTCGCTACTACTTTGTAAAATACATTTATGGGCTACCTTCCCATCTTTGCCTGTTCGATATATTCTTCGGGCAGTATTACTTTATAGGATATGTGATTTTTGGCGCCTATTATATAACTGTTATTGCTGCATTGCTCAAAAGTATATTAGCTTTAAGCGAAGGCAGGCTTAAAACTGAGCACCACAGTTTAGATAAAATACTTGGAAGAATTATCATAGTTGCAGGAACTGTCGCTCTTGCAATTCCGCTGAGTTATTGGTTGGCATGGAGCGGTGAGCTATAGTTAATTCTTGCACACATTTAAAAGCTCTCTTTTTACTCTGATATCCGAGTCAATGATAGAATAAAATTCGTCCATATAGTTCAATATGAAGGTCTTGTTTTTTTTTCTAATACCATTGCTTTCATTTATGACTAAACTATATAGTTCTTCTTTTTTTTCTTTAAAGAATGCAATGGTCTGGTCAAATGTCTCTTTTGGGTAGCAGTGGCCCATAAAATAGCGCTCTCTTACCTCTTTAATAGGAAGGCTTTCGTGAGGGACGGCATATGAGGTATTGATGATGCCAGCATAGTCAAAATCATACGGAATAGGGTAGGCTATTTGATCTAGGGTAGAAATGTCTTTCACTATTTTCATATTGTGGGTTGTGGGCATAGACCAGTCCGTATTCCCAATAAAATACTGGAAAAT
It encodes:
- the gltX gene encoding glutamate--tRNA ligase; protein product: MEKDVCVRFAPSPTGPLHIGGLRTALFNYLFAKHYNGKMLLRIEDTDRTRFVPGAEEYIKEALEWCGIVPDESPWIGGENGPYRQSERKDIYHTYIKQLIEEGKAYYAFDTPAELEKMREELKEAKVDNPQYNAITRQKMSNSLTLTAEEVQKRIDEGVPYVVRLKVPAKEAIVVSDIVRGEVTVHSHTIDDKILLKSDGMPTYHMASVVDDHLMEVTHVIRGEEWLPSAPFHVMLYKYLGWEDSMPQFAHLPLLLKPSGKGKLSKRDGDKLGFSVFPLEWKDPSSGEVSSGFREDGFLPEAFTNFIALLGWNPGTEQEIFSLDELITAFSAERILKAGTKFDIEKAKWFNQQYIKHLSVEELSGYLLAELKKENISCTPEKAALIAEAMQERIVFPQELWANAKFFFFAPKAYDEKIARKKWKAEAVDAFTAYKDAILASDDFNRESAKEILTEVLESKGIGLGKVMQALRLSITGLGGGPDLMLIMEVLGKDEVASRIDKAIASLASYAA